The following coding sequences are from one Bifidobacterium sp. window:
- a CDS encoding DegT/DnrJ/EryC1/StrS family aminotransferase translates to MDTSSDAKLSRGANELNQELARRTKTNAEDWFLVFKARYGMKLVCDALRDIYGQGSVTTQLYTCCTAVDPIVAAGLIPMYGDIQRETIMLNPQTMPLNSDTHAVMMQHTFGLVDESSSRMLAELVRKQTHTLLVEDSAHCITRMARDVQGQPLADISVHSFGVEKILPTRFGGAIWVNPHLAKTAPEYDRLLRSRLANIPRPGKRIDVVTRMYINENRVLGRLPGTLGYKGRSWLTRVGLYEPPIAKVEQRGGLAYTPMAPSSWMETSMLRSLRSLDGNESKRSSIVELLRASLNTSHVVQVPAQVMSGDPQPLLRFPVFAASTAQAERIISAIRAAGVYAERWYRPELFPGVENPDTYQVPHDRSKLRITDELVSGAISLPTDLSAEQAAAVSRIIAEQG, encoded by the coding sequence ATGGACACAAGCTCGGATGCCAAGCTTTCTCGCGGTGCCAATGAGCTCAACCAGGAACTAGCCAGACGTACGAAAACCAATGCTGAGGACTGGTTTCTCGTGTTTAAAGCTCGATATGGCATGAAACTGGTATGTGATGCTCTCCGTGATATTTATGGGCAGGGGAGTGTGACTACACAGCTCTATACCTGCTGTACAGCAGTCGATCCTATTGTGGCAGCGGGGTTGATCCCTATGTACGGTGATATCCAGCGCGAGACAATAATGCTTAATCCTCAAACTATGCCGCTTAACTCTGATACGCATGCTGTGATGATGCAACATACCTTTGGGCTGGTGGATGAGTCATCTTCAAGGATGCTTGCAGAACTGGTCAGAAAGCAGACGCATACGCTGCTTGTTGAGGACAGCGCGCACTGCATCACGCGGATGGCGCGTGATGTGCAGGGACAACCTTTGGCTGACATATCAGTGCACTCATTTGGTGTGGAAAAGATTTTGCCAACCCGCTTCGGCGGTGCAATTTGGGTAAATCCTCATCTGGCGAAAACTGCACCCGAGTATGACCGTCTGTTGCGCTCTCGCCTAGCTAATATACCAAGGCCAGGCAAGAGAATAGATGTTGTGACGAGAATGTACATCAACGAAAATAGAGTGCTAGGACGTCTCCCAGGAACTTTGGGATATAAGGGGCGTTCATGGCTTACACGCGTAGGCCTCTATGAACCGCCTATTGCCAAAGTTGAGCAACGCGGTGGGCTTGCTTACACGCCCATGGCTCCATCCTCGTGGATGGAAACGTCGATGCTGCGGTCTCTGCGCTCTCTTGACGGTAATGAGTCCAAGCGATCTTCGATTGTGGAACTGTTGAGAGCATCTCTGAATACATCGCACGTTGTGCAAGTACCAGCACAAGTGATGTCAGGTGATCCCCAGCCCTTGTTACGCTTTCCTGTCTTCGCAGCCTCAACTGCCCAGGCTGAGCGAATTATCTCAGCTATTAGAGCGGCAGGAGTCTACGCAGAGCGTTGGTACCGTCCTGAGCTCTTCCCTGGTGTTGAGAATCCTGATACCTATCAGGTTCCTCATGATCGCTCGAAGCTACGAATCACAGATGAACTTGTATCAGGTGCCATCAGTTTGCCCACAGATCTCAGTGCAGAGCAGGCGGCTGCTGTGTCCCGAATCATCGCCGAGCAAGGATAA
- a CDS encoding bifunctional folylpolyglutamate synthase/dihydrofolate synthase, which translates to MSLEQPNQDGAQMSAVERLIMSRPTEHNTTNLNLDRMHMMLDLMGHPEESFRVVHITGTNGKGSTARMVEALVRAYGLQTGLYTSPHLQRVNERICINGQQLSDEAFVDAYEQIIPYVEMVDAQSAKDGGPAMSFFEVLTAMAIAVFADAPVDVAVIEVGMGGLWDATNVVDGDVSIIGPVDMDHMQWLGNTVEEIATEKAGIIKSRSTAVIGPQPHEQQVMPIIEAAVTNNHAQGIIRDGEEMEVLNRLPAVGGQLVDLRTPNGVYEQVPVAKFGKHQAHNALSALAAAEVVLPINGALDGDLVSQALGSVKIPGRIEQIRTSPTIILDGGHNVNAGEALRDAIEESYDFEQLVGVVAMMRDKQVEEYLGILEPLLSQVVVTENSWTDRVMSAEELEQIAVRVFGRDRVIRADALPDAIQEAVDLVDAEDEVGVGYGRGVLICGSFVTAGDARTLLKEHMNKDLAKPKSERV; encoded by the coding sequence ATGTCACTAGAGCAGCCGAATCAAGATGGAGCACAGATGTCGGCGGTTGAGCGGCTCATTATGAGTCGTCCTACCGAACACAACACTACGAATCTCAATCTTGATCGCATGCATATGATGCTTGATCTAATGGGACATCCTGAAGAATCATTCAGAGTAGTTCACATCACCGGCACCAACGGTAAGGGCTCAACAGCACGTATGGTGGAAGCTTTAGTGCGCGCATATGGTTTGCAAACAGGCTTATACACGTCGCCTCATCTTCAACGTGTGAATGAGCGTATTTGCATCAATGGTCAACAACTCAGCGACGAAGCTTTCGTGGATGCCTATGAACAGATTATTCCCTACGTTGAGATGGTAGATGCGCAGTCCGCCAAGGATGGTGGTCCTGCAATGAGTTTCTTTGAGGTACTGACAGCAATGGCGATTGCTGTTTTTGCCGATGCTCCTGTTGATGTGGCTGTGATTGAAGTAGGTATGGGTGGGTTGTGGGATGCCACCAATGTCGTTGATGGTGATGTGTCGATTATTGGCCCTGTTGATATGGACCACATGCAGTGGCTAGGGAATACTGTTGAAGAGATTGCGACCGAGAAAGCAGGCATTATCAAGTCGCGGTCAACAGCAGTGATTGGGCCCCAACCTCATGAGCAGCAGGTTATGCCGATTATTGAGGCAGCTGTGACAAACAACCATGCTCAGGGAATTATTCGTGATGGTGAAGAGATGGAAGTGCTCAACAGACTTCCTGCAGTTGGAGGGCAACTTGTAGATTTACGGACACCTAATGGTGTGTATGAGCAAGTGCCAGTAGCAAAATTCGGTAAGCACCAAGCACATAATGCATTATCAGCTCTAGCTGCTGCTGAAGTGGTGCTACCGATTAATGGAGCGTTGGACGGCGATTTGGTTTCCCAAGCCTTGGGAAGCGTAAAAATCCCTGGACGAATAGAGCAGATAAGAACCTCACCTACGATCATTCTTGACGGCGGGCACAACGTGAATGCTGGTGAGGCTCTGCGTGATGCCATCGAGGAAAGCTATGATTTCGAACAGCTCGTTGGTGTTGTGGCGATGATGCGCGACAAACAGGTTGAGGAATATCTCGGCATTCTCGAACCGCTGCTGAGCCAGGTGGTGGTGACGGAAAACTCTTGGACTGACCGTGTGATGTCTGCTGAAGAGCTTGAACAGATTGCTGTACGAGTATTTGGAAGGGATCGGGTGATTCGTGCAGACGCATTGCCAGATGCCATTCAAGAGGCAGTTGATTTAGTAGATGCCGAGGACGAGGTTGGTGTCGGCTATGGCCGCGGTGTGCTGATTTGCGGAAGTTTTGTAACGGCAGGGGATGCTCGCACATTGTTGAAAGAGCATATGAATAAGGATCTAGCTAAACCTAAGTCGGAGCGTGTCTGA
- a CDS encoding UDP-N-acetylmuramoyl-L-alanyl-D-glutamate--2,6-diaminopimelate ligase, translating into MTLTLESAVTLLNQHHMLREVISGEVWTTDSAKLPQRSFTNISYDTREVTPDTLLFCKGRFSPKYLESTNNLGLSCYVAQEDFSQYTSATGIIVKNATQAMSLLSAAYFDFPQEQLTVIGITGTKGKTTTAYFTQAILNAHSHGKTALLSSVDNCLDGVHYAESDLTTPESMDLFRMMHQAVANGMRYLVMEVSSQAYKVDRVYGLHFDIGAFLNISPDHISSIEHPTFEDYLYCKRQIIANSSRMVIGADSQHFSLLKDDAANDGIPVSTFALRSSNADRQAADVVAISSEDIRPAFDLVANGESVGTFTLSIEGDFNEANAAAAVAIVRSIGVPIEESSLQAMEKIRISGRMERFISNDGTIAYVDYAHNYASIKALVDFVYQRYGQHHPRITLVTGSAGNKAIDRREGIVKAAQDRIARFIFTTEDTDTETNEEICAQLMSYVTNPSVEAGVILDRTSAIEEAYRDAQAHSDRLNILLITGKGEERWIKEMNHHVPFEGDNNIVARMFKEESK; encoded by the coding sequence ATGACGCTTACGTTGGAATCGGCGGTAACTCTGCTCAACCAACACCACATGCTCAGAGAAGTTATTAGCGGTGAGGTGTGGACGACTGATTCAGCAAAACTCCCCCAACGGAGTTTCACGAATATCTCATATGACACGCGAGAAGTTACTCCTGACACGCTGCTGTTTTGTAAAGGACGCTTTTCACCCAAGTATCTCGAATCGACGAATAACCTGGGGTTGAGCTGCTATGTAGCGCAAGAAGACTTTTCTCAGTACACTTCAGCAACAGGGATTATTGTCAAGAATGCAACCCAAGCTATGTCTCTACTTTCGGCCGCATACTTTGACTTCCCGCAAGAGCAACTCACCGTTATTGGTATTACTGGTACCAAAGGTAAAACAACCACGGCATATTTCACTCAAGCGATTCTGAATGCCCACTCCCACGGGAAAACCGCTTTGTTGTCATCAGTAGACAATTGTTTAGACGGCGTGCACTATGCGGAATCTGATTTGACCACACCGGAATCGATGGATCTCTTCCGTATGATGCATCAGGCAGTTGCCAACGGCATGCGGTACTTAGTGATGGAAGTCTCTTCGCAGGCATACAAAGTTGATAGAGTCTATGGCTTGCACTTTGATATCGGCGCATTCTTGAATATCTCCCCCGACCATATCAGCAGCATTGAGCACCCAACTTTTGAAGATTATCTCTACTGCAAACGTCAAATTATCGCCAATTCATCACGAATGGTTATTGGCGCTGACAGTCAGCATTTTTCACTGCTCAAGGATGATGCAGCGAATGATGGTATTCCAGTGAGCACATTTGCGCTTCGTTCCTCAAACGCTGATCGACAGGCTGCAGATGTAGTCGCAATAAGCAGCGAAGATATTCGCCCCGCATTCGACCTTGTCGCCAATGGAGAGAGTGTTGGAACGTTCACATTATCTATCGAGGGTGATTTTAACGAAGCTAATGCTGCTGCAGCCGTAGCCATTGTGAGGTCTATAGGTGTTCCGATAGAAGAATCCTCTCTGCAAGCGATGGAAAAGATTCGTATATCTGGGCGAATGGAACGCTTCATCAGCAACGATGGGACCATCGCATACGTGGATTATGCGCATAACTATGCCAGTATTAAAGCATTAGTTGACTTTGTATATCAACGATATGGTCAACACCATCCAAGAATTACCTTAGTTACAGGGTCTGCTGGCAACAAGGCTATAGACCGACGCGAAGGTATCGTCAAAGCAGCGCAAGACCGCATAGCCAGATTTATTTTCACGACCGAAGACACTGATACCGAGACAAATGAAGAGATTTGCGCGCAGCTGATGAGCTATGTGACAAACCCAAGCGTGGAAGCTGGAGTAATACTCGACCGCACTAGTGCCATTGAGGAAGCATATCGCGATGCACAGGCACACTCTGATCGTTTGAACATTCTTCTCATAACTGGAAAAGGCGAGGAACGCTGGATCAAAGAGATGAATCATCATGTGCCATTTGAGGGCGATAACAACATTGTTGCCCGAATGTTCAAGGAAGAAAGCAAATGA
- the smc gene encoding chromosome segregation protein SMC has product MYLKELTLRGFKSFASATTLRFEQGITAVVGPNGSGKSNIVDALAWVMGEQGAKSLRGTSMEDVIFAGTSSRPPLGRAQVSLTIDNTDRVLDIDYTEVTITRTIFRNGGSQYAINGSSCRLLDIQELLSDTGLGQQMHVIVGQGRLDSILRADPAGHRAFIEEAAGILKHRKRKERALRKLANTEGNLSRLDDLLSEIHRQLGPLGRQARISRRAEGIQVTLRDAQARIQAEDALTLTHKRDTVRAELGRVRSSLLDAQRELTQAKLRIEQVEALSSQSNPEITKINNAWHELSRLQERFRSLHSVASERSSSLLAQIVAVGGDDPTMLLTRAKELEQQHETQTHEVSTLKQHLEQTTEQRAGDEKKLASVRQTLTELRRMSRQRDSQISHLRELIAKEQSAVQLSQSRESDFAGQIENLTTQLHEAKGQLESVSVDLVSLGDEDSGAVALAKESLDAAQAQLNELNDQLQDLNSRVITLQAKADALGDTLESRNATGVLEQDPEVASLGRLADFIKIEEGWEEPVAHALDAFASALVVPAGSNMIHALLRAREEHLGKAVMLRPIQSSTVSPALPESEDHQHANHSSEHTADADSTRALASLVTLNPQQAQSQQALGILASVHAVLAQVAACDDVQEAYDAVETGIWRRAVSRSGDVITSVGAVGGSSQPQSDLSLAAKRDSALMQCAKLSDRAAVLQQDIAAAELNRDQARAKLESERNLHTERRVQRQQYEKSLHAAQQRVSALEHQIEQSKQKMIDSSEDQQSHQQKAEDLEKALSAANNSEGGAQDFEELTQREQKLERALTSAREQEVAARIAWNEARNTAESYARQADMLRSNAKDAQERRIRIEQSNTQRRAEANRVRLLAEQAKQAEALMTTSLVQAATRRDALQSQISTHDDELKRLRQERNAVEPKVASYQEREHQLDIERERLATQLGQLVQQLSDGLGIGIPELIDTYGPDQPVPVLDDSGKALTLHESESEPESDQEDTDNGRYQTVPYNRQEQLKRLEKAKRDLQALGKVNPLATEEYDALQTRNQYLNEQRNDVATSREDLLALVKDLDTTMIDVFKQAFDDTAQAFASVFNTLFPGGTGRLRLENPDDLLHTGVIVEASPAGKRVKQLTLLSGGERSLTALALLFAIFTARPSPFYVMDEVEAALDDVNLTRLLNALNDLRSHAQLIVITHQQRTMSIADALYGITMRSDGVTAVVSQKLDRS; this is encoded by the coding sequence ATGTACCTTAAGGAGCTCACGCTTCGCGGGTTCAAATCCTTCGCATCCGCAACCACATTGCGTTTCGAACAGGGCATAACCGCTGTTGTTGGGCCTAATGGTTCTGGAAAATCCAATATTGTGGATGCTCTAGCGTGGGTGATGGGGGAGCAAGGTGCCAAAAGTCTTCGTGGCACATCGATGGAAGATGTGATTTTTGCAGGTACATCATCTCGACCGCCATTAGGTAGAGCGCAGGTCAGTCTGACCATTGACAACACCGATCGTGTGCTAGATATCGATTACACAGAAGTCACTATCACCAGGACGATTTTCCGTAATGGAGGCTCTCAGTACGCCATTAACGGCTCATCTTGCCGGTTATTAGATATTCAGGAGTTGCTAAGCGATACTGGCCTCGGACAACAGATGCACGTCATTGTCGGGCAGGGACGGCTTGATTCAATTCTTCGGGCAGATCCTGCTGGGCATCGCGCCTTTATTGAAGAGGCTGCAGGTATTCTTAAACATCGCAAACGTAAGGAACGAGCATTACGCAAACTAGCAAATACCGAGGGTAATCTTTCTCGTCTAGACGATCTACTCTCCGAAATTCATCGTCAGCTAGGCCCCCTGGGCAGACAAGCTCGTATATCGAGGCGTGCCGAGGGCATACAGGTTACCTTGCGTGACGCTCAGGCTCGCATCCAAGCTGAGGATGCACTTACTCTGACGCACAAACGCGACACGGTTCGTGCTGAGCTAGGACGTGTTCGTTCTTCGCTGCTTGATGCACAACGCGAATTAACACAAGCAAAGTTGCGCATTGAGCAGGTCGAGGCGCTGAGCAGTCAATCGAATCCAGAAATTACGAAAATCAACAACGCTTGGCATGAGTTATCGCGGTTACAAGAGCGTTTCCGTTCTTTACACTCTGTAGCATCCGAACGTTCTTCTTCTTTGCTTGCCCAAATTGTGGCAGTCGGTGGCGATGACCCGACCATGTTGCTGACTAGGGCTAAAGAATTGGAACAGCAACACGAGACTCAAACCCATGAAGTCTCGACGCTGAAACAGCATTTGGAACAAACCACGGAGCAACGAGCAGGAGATGAGAAAAAATTAGCTTCAGTCCGACAAACGTTAACAGAGCTTCGCCGCATGAGTCGGCAACGTGATTCACAGATTTCTCACTTGCGTGAATTAATTGCCAAAGAACAATCTGCCGTCCAGCTTTCTCAGAGCAGAGAGTCCGATTTTGCAGGACAGATAGAGAACCTCACCACTCAACTTCACGAGGCTAAAGGTCAGCTTGAGTCGGTGTCAGTAGATTTGGTATCTCTTGGTGATGAAGACTCTGGGGCTGTAGCACTGGCGAAAGAATCTCTGGACGCGGCACAAGCGCAGCTTAACGAGCTTAATGATCAACTCCAGGATTTGAATTCTCGAGTGATCACCTTGCAAGCTAAAGCTGATGCATTAGGGGACACCCTAGAAAGCAGAAATGCGACGGGCGTCTTGGAACAAGATCCCGAAGTAGCTTCTCTAGGGAGATTAGCTGATTTCATCAAGATTGAAGAAGGTTGGGAAGAACCTGTTGCACACGCGCTTGACGCTTTTGCAAGTGCATTAGTGGTTCCAGCAGGAAGCAATATGATTCATGCTTTGTTACGTGCTCGCGAAGAGCATTTAGGCAAAGCAGTGATGCTCAGACCGATACAGAGCTCAACTGTTTCACCAGCGTTGCCTGAATCGGAAGATCACCAGCACGCTAATCATTCCTCTGAACATACAGCCGATGCCGATAGCACAAGAGCATTGGCTTCGCTTGTCACTCTTAATCCACAGCAGGCACAGAGCCAACAAGCATTGGGCATCCTCGCTTCAGTGCATGCGGTTCTTGCACAGGTTGCGGCATGCGATGATGTGCAAGAAGCTTACGATGCCGTCGAAACAGGTATATGGCGGCGTGCTGTCAGCCGATCAGGCGATGTTATCACCTCCGTGGGGGCAGTCGGAGGATCTTCACAGCCGCAGAGCGATTTGTCCCTTGCTGCTAAGCGTGACAGTGCATTGATGCAATGCGCCAAACTTAGCGACCGTGCTGCCGTACTGCAACAAGATATCGCAGCGGCTGAGCTGAACCGTGATCAAGCCAGAGCTAAGCTTGAGAGTGAACGAAATCTTCATACTGAGCGACGTGTGCAGCGTCAACAATATGAGAAATCATTACACGCAGCTCAACAACGTGTTTCGGCATTGGAACACCAGATTGAGCAAAGCAAACAAAAAATGATTGACTCATCTGAGGATCAGCAAAGCCATCAGCAAAAAGCAGAGGATCTTGAAAAAGCGTTATCTGCTGCGAATAATAGCGAAGGTGGAGCTCAGGATTTTGAGGAACTCACACAGCGTGAGCAAAAGTTGGAACGTGCGTTGACTTCCGCAAGAGAGCAGGAAGTGGCTGCGAGGATTGCTTGGAATGAGGCTCGAAATACAGCTGAGTCTTATGCCAGACAAGCGGATATGTTGCGTAGCAATGCCAAGGATGCCCAAGAGCGGCGTATTCGAATTGAACAATCAAATACGCAGCGACGAGCTGAAGCTAATCGCGTTCGCTTACTCGCTGAACAGGCCAAGCAAGCTGAGGCGCTGATGACTACGAGCTTGGTTCAAGCCGCTACTCGTAGAGACGCCTTACAATCACAGATATCGACGCACGATGATGAGTTGAAACGCCTTAGACAAGAGCGCAACGCTGTGGAACCGAAGGTGGCTTCATATCAAGAGCGTGAACATCAGTTAGATATTGAAAGAGAACGCTTAGCTACACAGCTTGGTCAGCTGGTTCAGCAACTCTCAGATGGGCTTGGTATTGGCATCCCTGAGTTGATTGACACATACGGTCCCGATCAGCCAGTACCAGTGTTAGATGACAGTGGGAAGGCGCTAACGCTGCACGAGTCGGAGTCAGAGCCAGAGTCAGACCAAGAAGATACGGATAACGGACGGTATCAAACTGTTCCTTATAACAGACAGGAACAGCTTAAACGTTTAGAAAAAGCCAAACGGGACCTACAAGCATTAGGGAAAGTTAATCCTCTTGCTACTGAAGAGTATGATGCTTTGCAGACTCGTAACCAGTATCTTAATGAACAGCGCAACGATGTAGCGACATCTCGTGAAGATTTGTTGGCTTTGGTCAAGGATCTTGATACGACAATGATAGACGTGTTCAAACAAGCTTTTGACGATACAGCACAGGCTTTTGCTTCCGTATTCAATACCCTCTTCCCTGGGGGAACTGGAAGACTTCGCTTGGAGAATCCGGATGATCTCTTGCACACAGGCGTTATTGTGGAAGCCAGTCCTGCAGGCAAACGTGTTAAACAGCTAACTCTATTGTCTGGCGGTGAACGATCCTTGACTGCATTAGCGCTGTTATTTGCTATTTTTACCGCACGACCCAGCCCGTTCTATGTGATGGACGAAGTCGAAGCAGCCTTAGACGATGTCAATCTCACGCGTTTGCTCAATGCCTTGAATGATTTAAGATCTCACGCACAGCTCATAGTGATTACACATCAGCAGCGAACCATGAGTATTGCTGATGCACTCTATGGCATTACCATGCGTTCAGACGGCGTTACTGCTGTGGTATCTCAGAAGTTGGATCGTTCCTGA
- a CDS encoding aspartate/glutamate racemase family protein, which yields MMRNFFAILGGMGTLATESYVRLVDKATHAHQDQEFLDYVVFNNASVPDRTQFILGQSTEDPFPFIADDVKKATAIGASFITLPCNTAHHFFDRLQALTPVPIMHMPKEAVAELIKRYPVESHPRVGFMGTEGSLNSGIYREGVEAAGYTFEEPGETLQKEISYLIYHDVKDTGVLERERYEAVLNAMLTQHHCDVVILGCTELSVFNEAFPMPDLPIIDAQEILALNTVSRAKVLRNPEAQERSNF from the coding sequence GTGATGCGCAATTTTTTCGCCATTCTAGGCGGTATGGGAACGTTGGCTACCGAAAGCTACGTGCGTTTGGTTGATAAAGCCACTCATGCGCATCAGGATCAGGAATTTTTGGATTACGTGGTATTCAATAATGCCAGTGTGCCTGACCGCACCCAATTTATCCTTGGCCAGAGTACCGAAGACCCTTTCCCCTTCATCGCTGATGATGTGAAAAAAGCAACAGCAATAGGTGCGTCATTTATCACGTTGCCATGCAACACCGCTCATCACTTTTTCGATAGACTTCAGGCGCTCACGCCAGTTCCTATTATGCATATGCCTAAAGAAGCTGTTGCAGAACTGATTAAGCGCTACCCCGTCGAATCTCATCCGCGCGTTGGCTTCATGGGCACAGAAGGTAGTCTCAACTCGGGTATTTACCGCGAGGGTGTGGAAGCGGCGGGCTATACCTTTGAAGAGCCTGGCGAAACCTTGCAGAAGGAAATCAGTTATCTTATCTATCACGATGTCAAAGACACTGGTGTACTCGAACGCGAGCGCTATGAGGCAGTGCTCAATGCAATGCTCACGCAGCATCATTGTGATGTGGTTATTTTAGGGTGCACGGAACTATCAGTGTTCAATGAGGCCTTCCCCATGCCGGATTTGCCTATTATCGATGCACAAGAAATTCTTGCGCTCAACACCGTCTCCCGTGCAAAAGTACTCAGGAACCCAGAAGCTCAGGAACGATCCAACTTCTGA
- a CDS encoding carboxylate--amine ligase has protein sequence MSDFEAILLGSETGAYAMARAFHSEYGITSHVYGRLQLSVSKFSTIMDTHFYPDLTEPESFRAHMVKAGQDLRLQYPNATLLLIPCGDDYSALLSRYRDELSQYFTFTSVNDELHTALSYKSSFYEFCERYQLPHPATVVLNPQGYREGRHTHLPFGFPVALKPADSVEYLSIDFPGRKKAYTLNSQEELNATVKLIVDAGYSSDLIIQDFIPGGDGNMRVLNAYVDKHHQVRMMFLGQILLADPTPEAIGNYAAIIPDFNEALCLRIKEFLEDINYEGVANFDLKFDPRDGEYKLFEINLRQGRTNFFVSLNGFNLARYFVDDLVYDKPFDGNTLIGKGSKMLLDVPPSVLKRYAEPSDALQQGLTMIQQHQYSWTLRYHKDLSLKRRLLLWRLARLTSKNYAQYEH, from the coding sequence ATGAGCGATTTCGAAGCAATACTACTGGGCAGTGAAACAGGTGCATACGCTATGGCACGCGCTTTCCATAGCGAATACGGCATCACATCACATGTTTATGGACGTTTACAACTATCGGTTTCGAAATTCAGCACGATTATGGATACGCACTTCTATCCTGATTTGACTGAGCCTGAATCATTTAGAGCACACATGGTCAAAGCTGGCCAGGATTTGCGCCTGCAATACCCAAATGCCACGTTGTTATTAATACCCTGCGGTGACGATTACAGTGCGCTCTTGAGTCGTTATCGAGATGAACTGAGCCAGTATTTTACTTTTACCAGTGTAAATGATGAATTGCACACTGCTCTGAGTTACAAAAGCAGTTTCTACGAGTTCTGCGAGCGCTATCAGCTACCCCATCCCGCAACAGTGGTATTGAATCCACAGGGTTATCGTGAGGGTCGTCATACGCATCTACCTTTCGGCTTCCCTGTGGCGCTTAAACCTGCTGATAGCGTTGAATATCTTTCGATTGATTTCCCCGGCCGCAAAAAAGCTTATACGCTCAACAGCCAAGAGGAACTCAATGCGACTGTCAAATTGATTGTTGATGCTGGTTACTCCTCAGATCTTATTATCCAGGATTTTATTCCTGGAGGCGATGGCAATATGCGAGTGCTTAACGCCTATGTCGATAAGCACCATCAGGTTCGCATGATGTTCCTCGGCCAGATTCTTCTTGCAGATCCCACGCCAGAAGCCATTGGCAATTATGCAGCTATCATCCCTGATTTCAACGAAGCTCTATGCTTACGAATCAAGGAATTCCTTGAAGATATTAATTATGAGGGCGTTGCTAATTTCGACTTGAAATTTGATCCTCGTGATGGTGAATACAAATTATTCGAAATTAATCTTCGTCAGGGACGCACCAACTTCTTTGTCTCTCTCAATGGTTTCAATCTAGCGCGCTACTTTGTGGATGATTTGGTTTATGACAAGCCTTTCGACGGTAACACACTGATTGGCAAAGGCTCCAAGATGTTGCTTGACGTCCCACCATCAGTGCTTAAACGCTACGCAGAACCAAGCGATGCACTACAGCAAGGTTTGACGATGATACAGCAACATCAATACTCGTGGACCCTGCGTTATCACAAGGATTTATCGTTAAAACGTAGGCTTTTACTCTGGCGACTGGCTCGACTGACAAGCAAGAACTATGCTCAGTACGAGCACTGA